A stretch of DNA from Echeneis naucrates chromosome 3, fEcheNa1.1, whole genome shotgun sequence:
TGAGTAAAGTTCAGCCCCACACTTATTTTGAACAGTACTGAGTGTTTTCACTATTGCCAGTGACAAACCTTCTACTCACAGTCTTTCAGTTCCAGGTCTCGGAGGTCCAACAGCTTGAAGTGCAACTTCATAATTAGATAGGCATCATGTAGTGCTACAAGTGCAGTTAACACTTTTAAAATTGTGTATGCACTAAATAACAATTTGGATATGTAGCAAAATAATCTATTGTTGAAACCTAAAACTAGTTGGCTAATCAGTCCACAATCCTCAAATTATTTCACAGCATTCTCAGGTCATTACTAAATTTACATGCTCAAATTAGCCTTGACGccctttctttatattttttttatcacaaagATTTATGAATTGTTCtaatttattcagaaaaaaaacatggttaACAAATCTAATAAATTATAATGGATCAAAGTTATCAATGAGTTGGTCAATATACCTTTTACTATTTGGGCATTTACTTAAAATATGTGAAGCACTTTACAACATAGTTTGGGAAACGTAATCTATAATAATTATTACCATTATGACTGTGACTATATAAggtggtttgtttttcagttagACCCTGGATCATTCACATggtgcagtattttttttttacattgattgATCATCAAAAAGTACAGCTTTGTAGCaatacaaatgaataaagtaTAGATTTGAGTTTGCTTTAGCGTTTAATAATCTATTCAGGTTATATACAGTAAAGGCCAAAGgcttggacacactttcctattcatttgaatgacaagtcatgtccaaacttttggcctgtactgtaagtagtttaccaaagaaaacattataCACCCATTAGCACTTGTTGGCTTTTAGGTTGATGCACAATTTGTTGTCTGCTTGTTTGACCAACAATTTGCTTTGAGAAATCGGTAGCTTGTAACATGCAAAAACAGAATAGTACAAAATAATGAATGTCTGAGTTGTCAGAAAGAGTTGAAAGAGAAGGACAATATAAGGCAGTCCCATTGGACCATTATCACTGTTGGTGTCTCTTAATATCAGCAAGTAAAAAAGAGAAGCCTATTCTTATGGGGAATATGGTAAAATGGAATACAGTATTAAGGATTAGTCACTGTCTGCAGTGCAGTagatcattatttattattacaacatgctctttttttctgaaagcttGGAATATACCGCAGATTAGTGGGAAATCGTGTGGAATTAACTCTTCAAATGTCACCATTTCCTAATATTGAAACAGATCACGGTCCAGCAGCCTGTTGGAAGAAGGATATTCTGAAGAAATATGCTGATGCTTGCTAAAATCACACCTGCTGCCATGGATGAAGCCAGTTGTGAAGCtgaaagaagggagagaagagaTCACTTACTGACTTACATCCAACtgttcactttgtgtgtgtttgctaatGCGCATTTGAAACCTGTAAATATGAcagatgttaaaaataaaaatggaatcAATATTATAATTGTGAGAAAATTAAAAGAgctcaaaatattatttttagaaatgatgaaaataatatagATGACCATGAAATACCCATTTCTAATTTACCCTGCTTTAAACCCACTGtaagatatgaaaaaaaaaatattttccttcaaaataaaattacaacTAAGAGAACttccaaagacaaagaaaactgaTTTTCTTGCAGATATTCTTTACAGATCAAAGTCAACATTCACAGAGCAGTAGACTGACATGAAAGTGTCACTGCACAAAGATGAGGCTTGTAGAGGATAATAATTTACCATGTGACGTGGTGGAGTCCTGGACAGCTGAGGTATTTGTGACAGGAGCAGTAGAACCAGTTCCAGTCGTGTTGATGTTTGTGGGCTGTGCGGTAGGTTGAAGAATTAAGCTAACTGGTCTAGAGCGTATGGTGTAGCTTTTGGTAAAAATACTGTCAACTATCGTTTTGTGCTGAAACGCATCCCTACACACATCAGGGCACCTCTGAGAAGGCGTGGTGGCAATGCACAGATTGACTGTACACTGGACATACATCTGCAGaacacaaaataattcagtACAATCAGCGATGTGGAAGGGCTGCTGAAAGCATTCTTCACAATGTGACAAACAATAAGACACAAGTCCCTGGCTGATAACAGTTTAAAAAGTGGAGCAATATTTGTCCAAGAGAAACACTGGAAATCCATCCAACTATTGTCCCAGAGATTTTCTACTTGGTCTTGTTTTGACACATTtagtaaaaatacagaaaagaaatgaatgcatGTGGGTACTGACCACCGAGCTTTGGGACTCCTGTTTGCTCAAATCAAGGCGGTAAACTTTGCTATTGTTTCGCACTGTAATGATCTCCACTGTGTTGTTGGACACAGCACACCTTTGAGAAAAAGAATCGGTTAATTATTGCCATTGGTTAACGTGAAATGCAAAACAGAGTGAACTTTTGTGACTATAttgtaaaaatgtgtcttttttatgGTCACCCTCAGCAAACACGTGGCTTTGTCACTGACCCTTGCTGCAGGATGGGGCTGGTCTCTGCAAAgtcctctgtctctgactcaAGACAGCTGGTCACCACCATCTCAGCTTGATGCAGGCTACAGTTGGACATCACGTGGAGGTCAAGCTGCTTGACCTTGAGCTCACTGCCCTGTCTGACAAAGGAGTGGTTACTGGAGCTGGTGAAGGAGCCTTTGCTTTCTGATGGTGATCCCACTGCTCGACGCACTCGTCCTGGCGGGATGGCGATGGAGCGGAACCTGGGAATGCGTGTGAAATTTGCCAGAGGCCCCTCTCCAGGGATGTGGAACTCTATCCAAAAGGCAACTGGACCAAAGAGCTCCCTCTCAGTGGGAATGGTAATGCTGAACTTTGGTCCCCTGACTTGTGCCCTGGGGATCCGGCAGGCCAAAGGGAGAACCAGGGAGGGGTTGCGGCTGACCATCTTGAAGGGACGAACACTTTGCAAGGTATTGGTATAGACAAGCTCTGAGCCAGATTGCTGGAAAACATGAGACGATGGGGAGGTTATATTCAGCCAAAAgttaggaaaaaagaaagagagaaagaaagaaagagttttaCCACAGTCTTAGTGCCACAGCCGTTCAAGGAGATGTGCGCAAtcaggtgtgtgttgttgtaggTAATGGGGCAGGTGGGGCTGTTGAGCTGTAGTTCATCCAGGTTGATGTTAGTCAGGGAGGCCACAGGGAGCACCAGAGTCATCTGTGTGTTCTCACACTtcagctctgcagacagtcaacATCTGATTCTTATAttcttcaacacaaacagaatttCTGTCGCTTGAATAGAATAAAGGGTAAAAATTTGTTAACCTGTTCCAGCAGGCAGTGTGCTCATTTCCCctgaaaataagaataaaagaaaggacAGGTTTTAACTGTAAATAGTCAGTAGCCACTATTTTCTAAAGGAACCCTGCTGTGGGGTAAACTACAGTACAACATATTTGTAATTCTTTAATTGTTTGTCCAAAACCGAAAGGCTTACTTTGGTGTAGCCACAGGCATCTGGGCTCTGACTGGAAACTAGAAAGAtaagaaacacaaatcagacttctgataaataataataataataataataataataataataataataataataataaaaagttattGTATTTGCTTTTCAAATACATCTTGCTTTAGATTTGTGTTGCCGTATGAGTAAAACGAATGAAACAATGTGTGCGATGGACAGTTGTATGTAAATGTTGTATGTATTGAAGTAAGGGATTCTGAGTCACATTATagtgaggaaataaaaaataaaaagtcctaaggcatttttaaatgtcttttcaaCCAGTTTTAATGTGCCTTTCCAGAACTTCCTCTATTTTACGTTAATTTCTTAAAATAACGGTTGACTATTATAATAGCCTCCACAGTTCAGTCAGTAAAGCATTGAGTATGTACAGTTCTTTACAATAACAGCATCTCTggtttttctgttctcttttaCATGTGGGTAATGGTGTGAATCATCTACCTCTTGGTATTTCCAACAAAGCAGATAGGCAGAAGGGGGGCCAGTTTGTTTTCAGACCGGACCCAGGCCATGGTCATCGCTGACAAGGGGCCGATTGATTTGAATCTGGCCCTGTGGAGGTCTGGGGGGCCGACCACTGCCACCTCTGACACACTGCAATTATGGAAAGAAATGTTTCATCTAAAATTTTCATTGAattatatgttgttgtttttgttttttagtttttttttttgtaaaagaacAAGTAACCCTTTTTAAACTGGTGATTTAAGTGATTGTGCCTGGTTGTACAGTGTTCACACAGTCTTAGCAGgattagaagaagaaaaaaattatatttagagTAAATGCTAATTATTCACAAATAAAATTCAGCAACtattaaaattactttttgtcTCAGTTATTATTTGTTTTCCCAGTTTCTGTTTAGCAAATGATATATTTATGTGCCTGTACAACAGACTCTTGAAAATTAGCATGGACATTTTCCACGATTGGACATTTCACTTATCATTAGTTGCAGCCCTCCCACTATTCCTCCTGTTGTTGTGCAGCCGACGCAGTACTGTTGTGCACTAGATATcctgtatgtttttatgtgcaAGCACTGATATTAGCTCAGCCCATGTAAACCCACCTCTCCAGCCGTGTATTGAAGCCAACGTCGAATTTCACCTCCTGATATGGCAGGACAAACAGTGTGGAGTCCTGTCTGGGGGTCTCACTTGTTGCCACAGGTTCATCAGAGCAGCTTGAAGTTGACTCCTCCACTGGaatgaaggaaatgaagaaatggTTCTGTAACTTGAAGTTGTAACAGGGAtccaaatatatatttcaagATATAAGTTAATTATCCTTGGGTTTTATTCTTATGGTGATTAATGACACATAGGCAACATAATGTCTAATATCTGGTAGACAGACTCaccagtgagagagagatgcacAGGGACGGAGCTGAGGGgtgttttttctgtgacagGGCTTGTTCTGAACATGGGGATCAGGTCCTCAGCCATCAAGTAGATGAAATACTGTCCTGCTGGGGCTTCTCCAGTGAATGTCAACAAGCATTTCTCCTGGTAAGAGACCAGTTCAGGTCATCAATCCATTCACGTGAGCACAAAATTTAACCAAACACCTTTTCCTTGTCCCCCTACATCCTAACAAGATGATCCGATGATGCAGACCTGCCTCCCCCTCTTCCTACAGCTGATCAAATCTTAACTAACCCAGACAGAACAACTACAAACATGCAAAGTAAATAGTTAGTCGACTAATTTACtatataaagaaaaacatgtaacatgtaaaactgttataatgGTGAGGAAAGACCCTGGTTAAAGGGAATAGcagctttttcatatttttcagttttagatGAGGTTTAAAGTGAATCAGAAGAACTATGACCTTCAGATAAAGTCAAAAGTCTCCCAGAGTATGTAGGTGGCGTAActaaattgattttaattttggaGACAGGTTCCTGCCACTCATGGACATATCAGTGATATTCACTGAGCAAATTTATCTTAACTCTAGAAATCACTTCAGTAATCAAACTCTAAACTTTCATTTCTGAATAACTGGACCCCTGGTGTTCAACTTCTTCCTTTCATTACATTACTACATTATGCGTGTCCACAGCTGATTAAACTGAGGCTGAGAGTTGACTGACCCTGA
This window harbors:
- the LOC115041109 gene encoding uncharacterized protein LOC115041109, with the translated sequence MLHGATLSIPLLGLALFLLGPACEASSLGLTVHVLPLASDGGKTVRAHFSAIAASPCPALSGLCAAGEDCLVHPTSSPFQGFEPKPGWCVRQWQKTIPSNYNASISLGSKTEIYVSVKAGQVVQVNSGRINHPPFVALPPPLRAQVNCSRHFYLSVKDLDGDRVQCRFAQPDKGECMNCTQHSFIELDEEKCLLTFTGEAPAGQYFIYLMAEDLIPMFRTSPVTEKTPLSSVPVHLSLTVEESTSSCSDEPVATSETPRQDSTLFVLPYQEVKFDVGFNTRLESVSEVAVVGPPDLHRARFKSIGPLSAMTMAWVRSENKLAPLLPICFVGNTKSFQSEPRCLWLHQREMSTLPAGTELKCENTQMTLVLPVASLTNINLDELQLNSPTCPITYNNTHLIAHISLNGCGTKTVQSGSELVYTNTLQSVRPFKMVSRNPSLVLPLACRIPRAQVRGPKFSITIPTERELFGPVAFWIEFHIPGEGPLANFTRIPRFRSIAIPPGRVRRAVGSPSESKGSFTSSSNHSFVRQGSELKVKQLDLHVMSNCSLHQAEMVVTSCLESETEDFAETSPILQQGCAVSNNTVEIITVRNNSKVYRLDLSKQESQSSVMYVQCTVNLCIATTPSQRCPDVCRDAFQHKTIVDSIFTKSYTIRSRPVSLILQPTAQPTNINTTGTGSTAPVTNTSAVQDSTTSHASQLASSMAAGVILASISIFLQNILLPTGCWTVICFNIRKW